GTGCTGGACATCCAGACCAAGACGGACGCCTTCAACAACACTGGAAGCGTCAGCGTCTATGGCGGCAGTCACGGCACCATCACGCCGAGCTTCGAATATGGCGGCACGGTCGGACAAACCCAGTATTTCGCGTCCGGGCGCTTTCTGCAAAACAATCTGGGAATAGAAAATCCGACACCGTCGAACGAAGCGATTCACGACCGCACGTCGCAGGAAAAGGGTTTTCTCTATCTGTCGACGGTACTCGATCCCACCAGCCGCCTGACGTTCATGAGCGGCGTTTCGAATGCGTCGTTTCAGATTCCCAACACTCCGGGGCTGACGCCCAACTTCAACGTCAATGGGATAACCAACTTCGATTCCTCAACGCTCAACGAGCACCAGAACGAGTTCAATCAGTTCAACGTCCTTGCCTACCAGAAATCGGCAGAAGACATCGACTACCAGATCTCCTACTTCAACCGCTACAGCCAGTTGCACTTCTTTCCTGATCCACTCGGAGATCTGATCTTCAACGGCGTGTCGTCGGACGTTTACCGTCAGAGTTTCGTCAACGGCATTCAGGAAGATACTGCTTGGCGCGTCGGTTTTGCCCATACGCTGCGGTTTGGATTTTCCGTGAGCGCTGAGCGCTCTTTGGTCAACAACATATCCACGGTGCTGCCGGTCGATCCCGCAACCGGCAACCAGGTCGATCCCGTAACCGGCAATCCGTTCGGTCCACCCTTCACCGTGTTCGATTCCAGCTCCAAGACTGGCTGGTTGCTCGGCACTTATGTTCAGGACGAGTGGCGGATCACGAACCAGCTAACCTTGAACGCTGGATTGCGCTTCGACCAGATGTATCAGTATGTCGATGCCAACCAGTTCAGTCCGCGCATCAGCCTGACCTGGAAGCCGTACGACGGAACCACCTTCCACGCCGGCTACGCGCGAAACTTCACGCCGCCACAGCAAGTGATCGCTGCCCCGGCCAATCTTGCGCTGGTGACGCCCCCTACCGCGCCCGCCAACACGCAAACGCCCGAGGTGCCGCTCAACAGTCCGGTGCTCCCCGAACGCTCTCACGTCTTCGACGTCGGTGTCGTTCAGAAGATCTATCCCGTGCCCGGTCTCGAAGTCGGCATCGATGGCTACTACAAGATCGCCCGCAACCTGCTCGACGATGGCCAGTTCGGCGCGGCCTATGTGCTGACCGGCTTCAACTATGACCGCGGCGAGAATATTGGTCTCGAAGTCAAATCGACCTACACCAACGGCAACTTCCGCGCCTGGGCCAACGTGGCCTGGGCAAAGCAGGTTGCCACCAACGTCGTATCGAACCAGTTTCTGTTCGCTCAGGACGAACTGAACTATATCGCTAACCACTATATCTACACCGACCACGCCCAGGTCTTGACCGCTTCCGCGGGTGCTTCCTATCTGTGGAACGGCACGCGCTTAAGCGCCTCCATGATCTACGGTAGCGGGCTTCGTTCCGGCTTTGCCAACACCGACCATCTGCCGTCTTACACGCAGGTCAATGTCGGGGTATCGCACGATTTCAACATCGTTGCGCCGAACAAGCCGACCACCGTGCGGTTCGATGTCGTCAACCTGTTCGACAAGATCTACGAAATAAGGGACGGAACGGGTATCGGCGTGTTCGCTCCGCAATTCGGACCGCGGCGCGGTTTCTTTGTCGGCGTTTCGCAGAAACTCTGAATTTGGCCTTGGAGGCCGGATCACTTACCGAAGAGAGGACCACATGTGGCATAGCAGGCACGGTGGCAATTTTTGCAGCGGAATCATCACAAGCTTCGCGGGGTTTCTTGCCTGTCTGGCAGTGACAGCAGAACCCGCGTTTGCCCAATCTCCAAATCCCTTGTTGCCGCGAAACCTGTCGCCTTGGGGCATGTTCCTCAATGCCGATATCGTGGTGAAAGCCGTGATGATCGGGCTTGCCTTCGCTTCACTGGTGACCTGGACGGTGTGGCTTGCCAAGACCGTCGAACTCAGCGGGCAGAAGAGGCGCGCACGTCGCCGGCTCAAAATGCTGGAAAGCGGTGGCAGTCTTCGAGATGCGGTCCGCGCTTGCGAAACCGATGGGGACGCCGTCGCGCAGCTTATCCTGTCCACGGCCCGGGAAGCCGAGCTATCCGACGGCGTCATCGACGAGGGGTTCAAGGAACGCGTCGCGTTGCGGCTGGAACGCGTGGAAGCCGCGATGACACGACAGGTTTCACGCGGCGTCGGCATTTTGGCAACGATCGGCGCGACCGCGCCGTTTGTTGGCCTGTTCGGCACCGTCTGGGGCATCATGAACTCCTTCATCGGCATTTCTGAATCCCACACCACCAATCTCGCGGTGGTGGCGCCCGGCATCGCCGAAGCTTTGCTCGCCACGGCCCTTGGGCTCGTCGCGGCGATTCCGGCGGTCGTGATCTACAATCATCTCGCGCGCGTCATCAGCGGCTATCGCACCCTCTTGGGCGACGCCTCGGCGCAACTCCTGTTGATGGTCAGCCGCGGACAGAGGGGCCGAGTCGCTCCGTTACCGCGCGCCGCGGAGTGACGAAGATGGCGATCCGTCTTGGCTCCCGCTCGGGCGGCGACGATCTCGAAATCCAGCATGAGATCAACGTCACGCCTTTCATCGACGTCATTCTGGTGTTGCTGATCATCTTCATGGTGGCGGCGCCACTCGCAACCGTGGACATCGGCGTCAACCTGCCTGCCAGCACTGCGCCCGAGCAGCCACGGCCGGACAAGCCCGTGTTCCTCACCGTCAAGCCGGACGAGACCATTGCGATTGGCGAGACCGTGGTGACGCGCGAGCAGCTTCCGGCCGCGCTCGATTCCGCCACCAACAATCACAAGGACGAGACGATCTTTGTGCGCGGGGACAAGACCCTGAGCTATGGCGCGCTCATGGAGGTGATGAACAGCCTGCGTGATTCCGGATATCTCAAGCTCGCTTTGGTCGGGCTGGAAACGCCGGCGACCAAACAATGAATGCGTTCGCGCTCCATCTGCCGGAAAGGCACGGGCTTTCTCGCTGGACGTTGGCCGGCCTGACGATCCTGATCGCCCACGCGGCGATCGTGGCAGTGGTTGCGCTCTGGTATGCCCGCAGACCAGTAGAGCCGAATATTCTTCCAGCCATCGCGGTAACGCTTGCGCCGGTCGAGGCCAGTTCGCCTCAGGTTCAGAACCAGGACATCGCAGTCGGGCCGACCATGCAGCAGGCGGAAGAAACGCCGAAAGAGCCGCCCAAGGTCGAGGAGAAGCCGCTGGAGCAGGTGGTGCAACCTCCGTCGCCACCACAACAGGCCGAGGTCACGCTGCCGCAGGTCGAGCCGAAAGACGTGGAAAAGCCGAAGCCGGAAGAGCAGCCTCCGGCGCCAGAAACGCGCGCGCCACCGAAGACGGAGCATGTCGGCCAATTCACTCAAGCCGGTTCCAATGCCTACAACGCGCTGGTGTTTGGGCATCTGCAGCGCTTCAAGCGCTATCCATCGTCGGCCAGAGGGGCACAGGGCACCGTGGTGGTGAGGTTCGTCCTGAACCGTGCGGGCGCAGTGACGGAGAGCGCGGTGACGAAATCATCCGGCAACGACGTGCTTGATCGCGAGGCGCTCGAAATCCTGCGCCGCGCCAGTCCCTTCCCGCCGTTTCCGGTCGCCAAACCGGGGTCCCAGGACAGTTACATCGCGCCGGTGAATTTCGCGCGCTAGTTGACGCTGGGAGTCTTGCGCGGTGGGAGGGGCTTCTGCTCGATCAGGCGCTGAGCCTGTTCTGCAGTCAGAAATTCAGCATTGCAGTGGGAACCCCTCGGACCGATCCGGCAAATTGATTGTCTAATGCGTCAGCGCCTCTTCCTCGTTTCGCTGCTTACACTCGCCAGTGTGTTCGGAAGACGAGGGTCGAGCGCGACGATTTTGGCCCACCACCGCCTCCAGATCTGAAAGTGAGCGCGAGAAGTTTGATACAGGTCAACGCGACTAACGCCAAGCTTGGAGAGGATCACGAGTAGCATCGACTAGTGTACGGAGACGGTCATGTCAGAACAGAGCAGCATGCATGTACACCTGAATTGGGCCAAGGAGCGGATCGACGAGATGGATGCAGCATTGGCTTCCTTCGAGGTCAGAGCCGGCCAGGCGAAGGCCGAGTCCAAGGTCAAGGTCGATCAGATCGTCGCCGATTTGAAAAAACGTCGTGACGAATTTCAGGCGCTACTCAAGACGCAGGCGGAAGCAGGCGAAGCTGCCTGGGCGCGCACCAAGACGGATCTGGAAAAGCAATGGAACGGGTTCGAAGCCCAAGTGGAAACCTATTTCGAAGGCGCAGGCAAGCATATCGAGCAACAACAGGCCACATTCAAGGATATTGCAGCGGCGCAGGCGAAGGCCTGGCGCGAGGCGGCGGACAAATTCCGAGAGGCGGCGGGTAAAGTGGCAGCGGCCCGCACCGTCGACGTCGAAGCCGCGCTCAAGCAGATGAAATCCGACGCGTCTGAAGCGGAAGCGCGTCTGCAGAAGCTAAAGCAGGCAGGGAGCGAGTCCTGGTCGGTGCTGAGCGCCGCGTTGGCAGAATCCCGCAAGGCTTTCGATCAAGCTAACCAGGCCGCATGGCACGCCCTGAAGGGCTCTGGCTCGAAGAGCTGAAACCACCGTTTGGCGCGCAGAGGGATGCATGGCAACCGATGTCCTGGTTTCGCGCGAGTTGAAATCGCTGCAAGACGAGCTTGCGAGTGCCAGGAAGAATCGCACTGCAGTGGTCGAGCAATCGGCTGCGGCATCGCCCGCACCGGCAAGCGGCACGGAGGCTTCGACGCCGGACGAAGCCGAGCTGCAGGGCTACCTGCGCCAACTCGCTGACGAGGTCACCGAACTGTTCGGCGAGGCCGAGAAGAGCGTTTCGGATCGCTCTAAGGTCCCATCCCGGACCGAAAATTGACGTGGCACTCGAGGTCCGCAAGACCGCGCTAGAATCCCTTCATGAGGATGCGCGCGACATTAAGCTGACGATCGATGCGATGGGCCAGGAAATCAGGAGCGTGAAGCAGAGCGTGACCGCGCTGGTGCACAATCCGCTCGACGTCGCGGCGGAAAAGCTGCTCGTGCCAGCCGCCCTATCGGTGCTGAGAGGACTGCGGTCGAAGAAGGAGCATTCGTGAGTATACCGGACCGGTTCGGATGCGACGTTTCGGTTCCAATTACACGCGCTCATTCCCGTGAGATCACCACAAGCTGACAGATCTTGTAGGCCTGGGAGAAATGGTCGTTCCAGTTGCTGTGCGAGAGCGACTCGAACTGGTTGACGAAGAGGCGCACGGCCGGATCGGTGGATTGAGTTTTCCTCGGCCGCCTGACGAACTCACGGGCCAGAGCCCGCAGTTCACTGCGTCACGGTGAGCGCGAGCTTGTGGCGATTGTACTCACTCATCGTCATCATCCTCATCATCCTCGTCCAGCTCGTTAGGCGCTGGAGCAACTGGTCGATCAGGTCCCGACTGTCCTTGGCCTCGTTCGCATGCCCGTTTTCGTCGTCGATGTCCTGCACGGTGTTGAGGGCACCGATGATGCGGTCGAGGCCGCCGGTACGAGCTTCTCGATTGCTTGCAAGCGGCGGACCTCAGCCAGCGCCGCATCGGTGACCACTTCGACATTTGTCCGTGTCGAGGCTGATGCCGAGGTCGTGGTTGAGGTCGTCCATGTAGTCGCAGGCTGAGGCATCATGACGCCCTTGAGGCGGCCTTCGAAAACTCGTCCCCGGCGGCCGGTAATTCCACCGCGCCCGGTTCGTGGACCATGGTGCGGTCGTCCTCAGACAGCATTCATCCTTGTTGGATCCATTGTCCGCGCCGTATCCGGACACGATCTGGCCACTCTCGGACCGATTACCGACGGAGTAGGTCACCGAAAAGAAACCATAGCGTCAGCTGCATAAAGCTTGTTCAGGATTGCGAAAGGCCGACGCCTCCACGATCCATCAAAATTGAAAATATAAGAGATGTTTCACCGGGGGCTACTTCGATGTTTACCATATACAACTGCATCGCCTACGAGCATGACCTGCGACTGGTGGTGCTGGCGGCCATCGTATGTGCACTCGCGTCTTTCGCGGCAATCAACTTCCTGAATCACGTCCGCAAGACAACCGGCTATATGCGCGACATCTGGCTGTGCGTCGCCGCCACCGCGAGCGGCTTCGGCATCTGGGCGACCCACTTCATCGCTATGCTTGCGTACTCGCCAGGCATTCCGAGCGGATACAACATTATCCTTACCACACTGTCGCTCCTTGCGGCGATCCTGCTCACCGGCGTGGGTCTTTCGATCGCGTCCGCAAATAGAGTGCCTGCCGGGCGCTGGATCGGTGGGGCCGCGGTCGGCGGCGGCATCGCGGCGATGCACTACACCGGAATGGCAGCCTTCGAGATCGCCGGACGGATTCAGTGGGACGCCGCTCTCGTCGTCGCTTCCATCGCGCTGGGTGCAGCGATCGGAGCCACGGCGCTGCCCGCCGGTTTGCGTGACGGGACGTTGAAGTGGAAGGCCATCGGGGCGATGCTGCTCACGCTGGCAATCTGTAGTCATCATTTCACCGCCATGGGCGCGGTTTCGATCATTCCGGACCCGGCAGTCGCGGTGTCGGAAATGGCTCTTCCTGCCGGCTGGCTTGCGCTCGGCGTCGCGCTCGCGTCGCTGGCGATCCTGTTTTTCGCCTGCGGAGGCCTTGCGCTCGATATCCGAGAACGCCATCGCGCCGAATTAGAGGTCGATCGCATGCGCGGACTTGCCGATGCGTCGGCCGAGGGATTGTTGGTCTGCTATGGCGACAAGATCGTTTCGATCAATTCAAGCCTGACGGAACTGACGGGCTATGTCCCCGACGATGTAATTGGCAAATCGTTGGCGATCTGCCTGCCCGAGGAGTCTCTCAGGCACAAGCTGGTCACGAGGCCGCGGGAGCGCATCGAGGCTGAATTACGCGATGTCAACGGCCAGTTCATTCCTGCAGAATTCATCCTTCGCACCATAGATTTCGCCGGTCAGCCTCATCATGCAATCGCGGTCCGCGATCTGCGTGATCGGAAGAAAGCCGAGGAACATATTCAATTCCTGGCGCACCACGACGCACTGACGGGCTTGCCTAACCGAAACAGCTTCAACGCCCGGCTCGACCACGAAATCGAGGTGCATCAAGCCTCGGGTCGGTCATTTGCCGTGCTCTGTCTCGACCTCGATCGCTTCAAGGAGGTAAATGATCTGTTCGGTCATGCCGCCGGTGACGCCCTCCTGAAGAGGGTTGCT
This genomic interval from Bradyrhizobium sp. CB82 contains the following:
- the exbD gene encoding TonB system transport protein ExbD — encoded protein: MAIRLGSRSGGDDLEIQHEINVTPFIDVILVLLIIFMVAAPLATVDIGVNLPASTAPEQPRPDKPVFLTVKPDETIAIGETVVTREQLPAALDSATNNHKDETIFVRGDKTLSYGALMEVMNSLRDSGYLKLALVGLETPATKQ
- a CDS encoding EAL domain-containing protein, with the translated sequence MFTIYNCIAYEHDLRLVVLAAIVCALASFAAINFLNHVRKTTGYMRDIWLCVAATASGFGIWATHFIAMLAYSPGIPSGYNIILTTLSLLAAILLTGVGLSIASANRVPAGRWIGGAAVGGGIAAMHYTGMAAFEIAGRIQWDAALVVASIALGAAIGATALPAGLRDGTLKWKAIGAMLLTLAICSHHFTAMGAVSIIPDPAVAVSEMALPAGWLALGVALASLAILFFACGGLALDIRERHRAELEVDRMRGLADASAEGLLVCYGDKIVSINSSLTELTGYVPDDVIGKSLAICLPEESLRHKLVTRPRERIEAELRDVNGQFIPAEFILRTIDFAGQPHHAIAVRDLRDRKKAEEHIQFLAHHDALTGLPNRNSFNARLDHEIEVHQASGRSFAVLCLDLDRFKEVNDLFGHAAGDALLKRVAKCVTAVLDRSQMMARLGGDEFAIIATNLSGASAAGRIAEQIIEALRIENESSTTASFVSTSIGIAIFPNDAQDGRGLLTHADTALYRAKTDGRGVYRFFEAEMGVEVRDRRMLERDLRSAIAHHEFELVYQPQARLDTREITGFEALLRWHHPRRGQVSPGLFIPVAEESGAIQHIGEWVLRQACKEASGWTNPLSVAVNVSAMQLHNPQFTRLVHEIIIQTGLKPGRLELEITETALIRDLNRALATLRQLKALGVRIAMDDFGTGYSSLSNLRAFPFDKIKIDRSFIKSVEANEQAATIVRAVLGIGRGLKLPVLAEGVETREELRFLGAELCDQVQGYLVGRPADIAGFRYLTHAAEGAHDLEFPLPHTGAGVALKVASR
- the exbB gene encoding tonB-system energizer ExbB; translated protein: MAVTAEPAFAQSPNPLLPRNLSPWGMFLNADIVVKAVMIGLAFASLVTWTVWLAKTVELSGQKRRARRRLKMLESGGSLRDAVRACETDGDAVAQLILSTAREAELSDGVIDEGFKERVALRLERVEAAMTRQVSRGVGILATIGATAPFVGLFGTVWGIMNSFIGISESHTTNLAVVAPGIAEALLATALGLVAAIPAVVIYNHLARVISGYRTLLGDASAQLLLMVSRGQRGRVAPLPRAAE
- a CDS encoding TonB-dependent receptor, which codes for MISPRSLRIRRRILCSASSLALLAASDAPVLAQNETTSPPPSTAAPQAPAATPAPQESATPTPQQTPAPEAPQQATGGNVLPETRVVAPAERRRPRTPPPRQVVTRQPAAPTPTQGQVVNQQNQKFDAARQTILAPAGATSYEVSHQAIEAQPQGNNATLDKVLLQFPGVTQDSAASGELHVRNEHANLQYRINGIMLPDGVGAFGQILDTGIVGSLALLTGALPAQYGLRTAGVLDIQTKTDAFNNTGSVSVYGGSHGTITPSFEYGGTVGQTQYFASGRFLQNNLGIENPTPSNEAIHDRTSQEKGFLYLSTVLDPTSRLTFMSGVSNASFQIPNTPGLTPNFNVNGITNFDSSTLNEHQNEFNQFNVLAYQKSAEDIDYQISYFNRYSQLHFFPDPLGDLIFNGVSSDVYRQSFVNGIQEDTAWRVGFAHTLRFGFSVSAERSLVNNISTVLPVDPATGNQVDPVTGNPFGPPFTVFDSSSKTGWLLGTYVQDEWRITNQLTLNAGLRFDQMYQYVDANQFSPRISLTWKPYDGTTFHAGYARNFTPPQQVIAAPANLALVTPPTAPANTQTPEVPLNSPVLPERSHVFDVGVVQKIYPVPGLEVGIDGYYKIARNLLDDGQFGAAYVLTGFNYDRGENIGLEVKSTYTNGNFRAWANVAWAKQVATNVVSNQFLFAQDELNYIANHYIYTDHAQVLTASAGASYLWNGTRLSASMIYGSGLRSGFANTDHLPSYTQVNVGVSHDFNIVAPNKPTTVRFDVVNLFDKIYEIRDGTGIGVFAPQFGPRRGFFVGVSQKL
- a CDS encoding energy transducer TonB — its product is MAGLTILIAHAAIVAVVALWYARRPVEPNILPAIAVTLAPVEASSPQVQNQDIAVGPTMQQAEETPKEPPKVEEKPLEQVVQPPSPPQQAEVTLPQVEPKDVEKPKPEEQPPAPETRAPPKTEHVGQFTQAGSNAYNALVFGHLQRFKRYPSSARGAQGTVVVRFVLNRAGAVTESAVTKSSGNDVLDREALEILRRASPFPPFPVAKPGSQDSYIAPVNFAR